Proteins encoded by one window of Bradyrhizobium sp. B097:
- a CDS encoding styrene monooxygenase/indole monooxygenase family protein produces the protein MSNTKRKVAIVGAGLAGTTAGLGLVNAGFDVTIYSDRDRASLRNNVPPTGTAVYFGKSLEYDAEIIENLYDVGTSTGMSVRIFSGTGEARTPIIEFDRPFNYRAQAVDTRLRADDRLGRFLARSGKFVVRTVTTEDLDAIAAEVDLTLVATGKGGLSSLFPADPDRTVYAEPQRHLLLATFKGPDRADHQFAYRSSDGARHNWFTIHADFGETFFGPYLHKDAGATRAFIGFAKPGSPWIDLFKSATDTQSARDAVVKLFATYFPEDLALVEQLEPLHEDPHSWFLGAVTPTVRRAVARTRNGHPVAAIGDAAVSFDPIGGQGAQNAVVQSVLLIRALREHTGKITYEWLQNQFNSHWEHRAEAATEVTRLFLGDEKYATHAELLFPAAAVNARIGSAFFDFLSEPKPLLGIQTREQIGKFISDLAGEAAETVLARFKAPTQFAQAKADERSLVST, from the coding sequence GTGTCCAATACCAAACGAAAAGTTGCCATTGTCGGAGCAGGTCTCGCCGGGACGACGGCCGGGCTTGGCCTCGTCAACGCCGGGTTTGACGTCACCATATACAGCGATCGAGACCGCGCGTCGCTACGCAACAATGTGCCTCCGACCGGGACCGCCGTCTACTTCGGCAAATCCCTGGAATACGATGCCGAGATTATCGAGAACCTCTACGATGTCGGGACCAGCACAGGGATGAGCGTTCGGATATTCTCCGGCACCGGCGAGGCTCGAACTCCGATCATCGAGTTCGACCGTCCGTTCAACTATCGGGCGCAAGCTGTCGATACGCGGCTGCGCGCCGACGATCGGCTGGGTCGCTTCCTCGCGCGAAGCGGCAAATTCGTCGTGCGTACGGTCACGACAGAAGATCTCGATGCAATTGCCGCGGAGGTCGATCTCACCCTCGTTGCGACTGGAAAAGGCGGCCTGTCCTCGCTGTTCCCGGCTGACCCGGATCGCACCGTCTACGCGGAGCCGCAGCGGCATCTACTGCTTGCGACGTTCAAGGGGCCGGATCGCGCCGATCACCAGTTCGCCTATCGCAGTTCGGACGGCGCCAGGCACAACTGGTTCACCATCCATGCCGATTTTGGTGAAACTTTTTTTGGCCCCTACCTGCACAAGGATGCCGGCGCCACACGAGCCTTCATCGGGTTCGCTAAGCCAGGCAGTCCGTGGATCGACCTGTTCAAATCCGCGACCGATACCCAGAGCGCGCGCGACGCCGTGGTGAAGTTGTTCGCGACATACTTCCCGGAAGATCTGGCGTTGGTCGAGCAGCTCGAGCCGCTGCATGAGGACCCGCACTCATGGTTCCTCGGCGCAGTCACTCCGACCGTTCGGCGTGCCGTTGCCCGCACGAGAAATGGACACCCTGTTGCCGCGATCGGCGATGCCGCAGTTTCCTTCGATCCGATCGGTGGTCAGGGAGCGCAGAATGCGGTCGTTCAATCCGTGCTGCTAATAAGGGCGCTCAGGGAGCACACGGGCAAGATCACCTACGAGTGGCTGCAGAACCAATTCAATTCGCATTGGGAGCATCGCGCCGAGGCCGCAACGGAAGTGACCCGACTGTTCCTGGGTGACGAAAAATATGCAACGCATGCCGAGCTGTTATTCCCGGCCGCTGCCGTCAACGCAAGGATTGGAAGCGCGTTCTTCGATTTTCTCTCAGAGCCAAAGCCACTGCTTGGTATCCAGACTCGAGAGCAGATCGGCAAGTTCATCTCGGATTTGGCGGGCGAGGCCGCCGAGACTGTCCTGGCGAGGTTCAAGGCACCAACGCAATTTGCGCAAGCTAAGGCCGACGAGCGTTCGCTTGTCTCCACATAA
- a CDS encoding LLM class flavin-dependent oxidoreductase encodes MARQIRFNAFDMNCVGHQSPGVWAHPRDRSYKYKDLDYWQDLGRTLERGIFDGIFIADVIGYYDVYKNSLFHALEQAAQIPVNDPLQLVAPIALATEHLGIGITASTSFEHPYSFARRLSTADHHSKGRVGWNIVTSYLESGAKNIGQGGLRRHDNRYEVATEYVEVLYKLLEGSWEEGAVLRDAGKRIFTDPSKVHEIGHKGKYFDVPGYHLCEPSPQRTPLLYQAGASGPGKAFAAQHAECVFVAAPIKPVLKSYVAEVRRQAAEAGRDPRKILIYNLVTVIVDETDAKAEAKFREYQQYASYDGALVFMSGWSGIDFGQYAPTDLVKKVETNAIVSVVDHLASGSKSWTIEELARWGGIGGLGPVFVGSPSTIADILQEWVEETDVDGFNLAYAVTPETFEDVVNLLVPELQKRGVYPTGYRPGTLREKLFGEGPYLPSSHPAAAYRDIEAVKRRAAQAAGVAGRQPVEA; translated from the coding sequence ATGGCGCGACAGATTCGGTTCAACGCGTTCGACATGAATTGTGTCGGCCATCAATCTCCCGGTGTCTGGGCGCACCCGCGAGATCGCTCCTATAAGTACAAGGACCTCGACTATTGGCAGGATCTTGGCCGAACGCTGGAACGCGGGATTTTTGACGGCATCTTCATCGCCGATGTCATCGGCTATTATGACGTCTACAAGAATTCTCTGTTCCATGCGCTGGAGCAGGCAGCGCAGATCCCGGTCAATGACCCGTTGCAGCTGGTGGCGCCGATTGCGCTCGCAACCGAGCATCTCGGCATCGGCATCACAGCATCGACCTCATTCGAGCATCCCTACAGCTTCGCCCGCAGGCTCTCCACCGCGGATCATCACAGCAAGGGCCGTGTCGGCTGGAACATCGTGACCTCGTATCTGGAGAGCGGGGCGAAGAATATCGGCCAGGGCGGGCTGCGCCGCCACGACAATCGGTACGAGGTCGCGACCGAATATGTCGAAGTCCTCTACAAGTTGCTCGAGGGAAGCTGGGAGGAGGGGGCCGTTCTGCGCGATGCCGGGAAGCGGATCTTCACCGACCCTTCGAAGGTTCATGAGATCGGGCACAAGGGAAAATACTTCGATGTGCCGGGTTATCATCTTTGCGAGCCGTCGCCGCAGCGGACGCCGCTGCTCTACCAGGCGGGTGCGTCGGGCCCGGGTAAGGCCTTCGCGGCTCAGCACGCGGAATGCGTGTTTGTCGCCGCCCCGATCAAGCCGGTTCTGAAATCCTACGTCGCCGAGGTGCGGCGGCAGGCGGCTGAAGCCGGCCGCGATCCACGCAAGATCCTGATCTACAACCTGGTCACGGTGATCGTCGATGAAACCGACGCCAAGGCGGAGGCGAAGTTCAGGGAGTATCAGCAATACGCCTCCTATGATGGCGCGCTGGTGTTCATGTCGGGCTGGAGCGGCATCGATTTCGGGCAGTATGCGCCGACCGATCTGGTCAAGAAGGTCGAGACCAACGCGATCGTGTCTGTCGTCGATCATCTCGCCAGCGGCAGCAAGTCCTGGACCATCGAGGAACTGGCGCGCTGGGGCGGCATTGGCGGCCTTGGCCCGGTGTTCGTCGGCTCGCCATCGACAATTGCCGACATCCTGCAGGAGTGGGTCGAGGAGACCGACGTCGACGGCTTCAACCTTGCCTATGCGGTGACGCCTGAGACCTTCGAGGACGTGGTCAATCTGCTGGTGCCGGAGCTACAGAAGCGCGGCGTCTATCCGACGGGCTATCGTCCGGGGACGCTGCGCGAGAAGCTGTTCGGGGAGGGGCCATATCTGCCGTCCAGCCATCCTGCCGCGGCCTATCGCGACATCGAGGCGGTCAAGCGTCGGGCCGCCCAGGCGGCCGGTGTGGCCGGGCGACAGCCGGTCGAGGCCTGA
- a CDS encoding phasin family protein produces MSDNGRDHFEIPKFEIPKDMRSMAEASFDQARKAFEQFVTNARDTAGKIEERNATVRAGAKELSTKALSYAEKNVQSSLDYAQSLLKAKDLTEVMRLHSEYVQGQMRSLAEQASEMGQAVSRAAMDAVKPKS; encoded by the coding sequence ATGAGCGACAACGGGCGTGACCATTTCGAGATCCCCAAGTTCGAGATTCCGAAGGACATGCGATCGATGGCGGAGGCGAGCTTCGATCAGGCGCGCAAGGCTTTCGAGCAGTTCGTGACCAACGCGCGGGACACCGCCGGCAAGATCGAGGAGCGCAACGCCACGGTGCGAGCCGGCGCCAAGGAGCTTTCCACCAAGGCGCTGTCCTACGCCGAGAAGAACGTGCAGTCGTCGCTGGACTACGCCCAGTCGCTGCTCAAGGCCAAGGACCTCACCGAGGTGATGCGGCTGCACAGCGAATATGTGCAGGGCCAGATGCGCTCGCTCGCCGAGCAGGCCAGCGAGATGGGCCAGGCGGTCAGCCGCGCCGCGATGGATGCGGTCAAGCCCAAGAGTTGA
- a CDS encoding PAS domain-containing protein produces the protein MSDAEFQIQALGDVRLADHATSGLPAWLWSADGARILWANPVGAQVFGAANGAELAKRAFGPADPHRRQVARLGYRLDAGGAVRLERLRGFGAVPGGLATCGCRRIDLPDGNHGILMSALNAIGRNMPLAERLLRLVQGLPRPAAAFNGDGLLLATNEAARSLPGLHDLTEAGLDAARDEALAQGRAAASVAIGRVVLQRIGHGADRALIALIKPAPHLAAKPAAPIVPEPVAPEALVAAAAPQEAAAVEPPPAPAAVEQPTAREEAPAPASEMPASFTLFDALDPQVEERVALEPIASVTESEPAGIAPSPASEETHVETAPVATTAFDTTPDESPAVEEPLSEALIEVPAEAQVEAPAPPAPPLASAELTHTEQAPVEIPPLDTTPDETAAVEEPLSEALIQVPAAAQVEAPAAAPTPALEETAHAPAPEISAPPAEPVPSPYAIADVPAPPPAAEPAPATLAPVPPPSWLDEPLPVRRHPLRFMWQMDHEARFSLGSDEFTRLIGLHTAAGFGRLWSDIAESFGLDPEGRVLKAVASRDTWSGITLHWPVDGGGRLPVELSGLPVFDRSRNFAGYRGFGVCRDLDGLARLAALRRYEFFSGAIAPRSLSADVAPAPRTAAPPGPAAPHDVAPPPDPTAAPPEELTEPSAAETSHQADPDHAVETPQETQGGTQEGPHDVRHDPPQNVLPFRLAGDTRPPSLTPVENNAFNELARQLSARLESEAGLTATTNERAATEAVAEAPPASEPEAEAPRQQEAIAQLDTPADAPKAGWLAASEPAPRGESRRDRALLDLLPVGILIYRLDRLLYANHAFLARMGYDSLHALEAAGGLDALYVEPGVSQASSTSGTGTPVTISANQNADDGAQSVSAEARLHTITWDDDSALALIFSRTLDEDAAVAAALSDPKSDPEPDPEPVAAAEPMLAPLPPQAGHADAEELGAILDTAAEGIIMFDAEGNIHSCNRSAEALFGYDGDEFITHNLADLFAPESQHGIFDYLTSVKSAGVASLLDHGRETLGRVRQGGIIPLSVTMGRTRADGPNFFAVFRDLSQTRKSEGELREARRLAERAANAKSDMLARISHELRTPLNAIIGFSEVMIGERFGALGNERYVEYMKDIRASGERVITIVNDLLDLSRIETGKLDLAFTSQNLNEMVESCVAVMQPQANRERIIIRTSLAHTLPPVVADARALRQITLNLIGNSIHLANAGGQVIVSTALSDFGEVMLRVRDTGQSLNDNEVAAALEPFRAPTPSDQAGSAGVSLSLTKALVEANRAKFQIRTGGRTGTLIEIVFSHAAARV, from the coding sequence ATGAGTGACGCGGAATTCCAGATCCAGGCGCTCGGCGATGTGCGGCTGGCGGACCATGCGACGAGCGGCCTGCCGGCGTGGCTGTGGTCGGCCGACGGCGCACGGATTCTATGGGCCAATCCGGTCGGCGCGCAGGTATTCGGTGCCGCCAATGGCGCCGAGCTGGCGAAGCGCGCCTTCGGCCCGGCCGATCCGCATCGCCGCCAGGTCGCGCGGCTCGGCTACCGCCTCGACGCAGGCGGCGCGGTGCGGCTGGAGCGGCTGCGCGGCTTCGGCGCGGTGCCCGGCGGGCTTGCGACCTGCGGCTGCAGGCGGATTGACCTGCCCGACGGCAACCACGGCATCCTGATGAGCGCGCTCAATGCGATCGGCCGCAACATGCCGCTCGCCGAGCGCTTGCTGCGGCTGGTGCAAGGCTTGCCGCGGCCGGCGGCCGCCTTCAACGGCGACGGACTTTTACTCGCAACCAACGAGGCGGCGCGTTCGCTGCCCGGCCTGCACGATCTCACCGAAGCCGGCCTCGATGCCGCGCGCGACGAAGCGCTGGCACAGGGCCGCGCGGCGGCGAGCGTTGCGATCGGCCGCGTCGTGCTGCAGCGGATCGGCCACGGTGCCGATCGCGCGCTGATCGCGCTGATCAAGCCGGCACCGCATCTCGCCGCCAAACCGGCGGCACCGATCGTGCCTGAGCCGGTTGCGCCGGAGGCACTGGTAGCGGCAGCAGCGCCGCAAGAGGCCGCAGCCGTGGAGCCGCCGCCAGCGCCTGCCGCCGTCGAACAGCCAACAGCGCGTGAAGAAGCCCCCGCGCCGGCCAGCGAAATGCCGGCCAGCTTCACACTGTTCGATGCGCTGGATCCGCAGGTGGAAGAGCGCGTCGCGCTCGAGCCGATCGCCAGCGTGACTGAATCCGAACCCGCGGGCATTGCTCCATCTCCCGCATCTGAAGAGACGCACGTCGAGACCGCGCCCGTCGCGACAACGGCATTCGACACCACACCGGACGAAAGTCCCGCCGTCGAGGAGCCGTTATCGGAAGCGCTCATCGAAGTGCCCGCTGAAGCACAGGTCGAAGCGCCCGCGCCCCCTGCTCCACCGCTCGCGTCGGCAGAGCTGACGCATACAGAGCAAGCGCCGGTCGAGATCCCGCCTCTCGACACCACGCCCGACGAAACTGCCGCGGTCGAGGAACCGCTATCGGAAGCGCTGATCCAGGTGCCCGCTGCGGCACAGGTCGAAGCGCCCGCAGCTGCGCCTACGCCCGCTCTCGAAGAGACCGCACACGCGCCGGCTCCAGAAATATCGGCGCCACCGGCCGAGCCCGTGCCCTCGCCCTATGCGATCGCGGATGTGCCGGCTCCGCCGCCTGCCGCCGAGCCGGCGCCCGCGACGCTGGCGCCGGTGCCGCCGCCATCCTGGCTCGACGAGCCGCTGCCGGTGCGGCGGCATCCGCTGCGCTTCATGTGGCAGATGGACCATGAGGCCCGCTTCTCGCTCGGCTCCGACGAATTCACCCGCCTGATCGGCCTGCACACCGCGGCAGGCTTCGGCCGTCTCTGGAGCGACATCGCCGAGAGCTTTGGCCTCGATCCCGAGGGCCGCGTCCTCAAGGCGGTCGCCAGCCGCGACACCTGGAGCGGCATCACCCTGCACTGGCCGGTCGACGGCGGCGGCCGGCTGCCGGTCGAACTGTCCGGCCTGCCGGTGTTCGATCGTTCCAGGAATTTCGCCGGCTACCGTGGCTTTGGTGTGTGTCGCGACCTCGACGGGCTTGCGCGACTCGCCGCTTTGCGCCGCTATGAGTTCTTCAGCGGCGCGATCGCGCCGCGATCGCTGTCGGCCGATGTCGCGCCGGCGCCGCGCACCGCCGCGCCGCCCGGGCCCGCCGCGCCGCATGATGTTGCTCCGCCGCCCGACCCGACCGCAGCGCCGCCCGAGGAATTGACCGAGCCGAGCGCAGCAGAGACCTCACACCAAGCCGATCCGGATCACGCCGTGGAAACGCCGCAAGAAACGCAAGGAGGAACGCAGGAGGGACCGCACGACGTGCGTCACGACCCGCCGCAGAACGTGCTGCCGTTCCGCCTTGCCGGCGATACGCGGCCGCCGTCGTTGACGCCGGTCGAGAACAACGCCTTCAACGAGCTCGCCCGTCAATTGTCGGCGCGGCTCGAGAGCGAGGCCGGCCTCACCGCGACAACGAACGAGCGCGCCGCCACGGAGGCGGTTGCCGAAGCGCCGCCCGCCAGCGAACCGGAGGCGGAGGCACCGCGGCAGCAAGAAGCGATCGCGCAGCTCGATACGCCGGCTGACGCGCCAAAGGCCGGTTGGCTCGCCGCGAGCGAACCTGCACCGCGCGGAGAGTCCCGACGCGACCGCGCGCTGCTCGATCTCTTGCCGGTCGGCATCCTGATCTACCGGCTCGACCGCCTGCTCTATGCCAACCACGCCTTCCTCGCCCGCATGGGCTATGACAGCCTGCACGCACTGGAAGCCGCCGGCGGGCTGGACGCGCTCTATGTCGAGCCCGGCGTCTCGCAGGCGAGCAGCACCTCCGGCACCGGCACGCCGGTGACGATCTCCGCAAACCAGAACGCGGATGACGGCGCGCAGTCCGTGTCCGCAGAGGCACGGCTGCACACCATCACCTGGGACGACGATTCCGCGCTGGCGCTGATCTTCTCGCGCACGCTGGACGAAGACGCCGCGGTCGCGGCCGCTCTGTCCGATCCGAAGTCCGATCCCGAGCCCGATCCCGAGCCCGTGGCTGCCGCCGAGCCGATGCTTGCGCCACTACCGCCGCAGGCCGGCCACGCCGACGCCGAGGAACTCGGCGCGATCCTAGACACCGCGGCCGAAGGCATCATCATGTTCGATGCCGAGGGCAACATCCATTCCTGCAACCGCAGCGCGGAGGCGCTGTTCGGCTATGACGGCGACGAGTTCATCACGCATAATCTCGCCGACCTGTTCGCGCCGGAAAGCCAGCACGGCATCTTCGACTATCTCACGAGCGTGAAATCGGCCGGCGTCGCCAGCCTGCTCGACCACGGCCGCGAGACGCTCGGCCGCGTGCGCCAGGGCGGCATCATCCCGCTGTCGGTGACGATGGGCCGCACCCGCGCCGACGGCCCGAACTTCTTCGCCGTGTTCCGCGATCTCTCGCAGACCAGGAAGAGCGAGGGCGAATTGCGCGAGGCGCGGCGGCTCGCCGAACGCGCAGCGAACGCCAAATCCGACATGCTGGCGCGGATCAGCCACGAGCTGCGCACGCCGCTCAACGCCATCATCGGCTTTTCCGAGGTGATGATCGGCGAGCGCTTCGGCGCGCTCGGCAACGAGCGCTATGTCGAATACATGAAGGACATCCGCGCCTCCGGTGAGCGGGTGATCACGATCGTCAACGACCTGCTCGACCTGTCGCGGATCGAGACCGGCAAGCTCGATCTCGCCTTCACCAGCCAGAACCTCAACGAGATGGTCGAGAGCTGCGTCGCTGTGATGCAGCCGCAGGCCAATCGCGAGCGCATCATCATCCGCACCTCGCTCGCGCACACGCTGCCGCCTGTCGTCGCCGACGCCCGCGCGCTGCGCCAGATCACGCTGAACCTGATCGGCAACTCGATCCATCTCGCCAATGCCGGCGGCCAGGTGATCGTCTCGACCGCGCTGTCGGATTTCGGCGAGGTGATGCTGCGCGTGCGCGACACCGGCCAGAGCCTCAACGACAACGAGGTCGCCGCGGCGCTGGAGCCGTTCCGCGCGCCGACGCCGTCCGATCAGGCCGGCTCCGCCGGCGTCAGCCTGTCGCTGACCAAGGCGCTGGTCGAAGCCAACCGCGCCAAATTCCAGATCCGGACCGGCGGCCGCACCGGCACGCTGATCGAGATCGTGTTCTCCCACGCCGCCGCGCGGGTGTAA
- a CDS encoding ABC transporter ATP-binding protein yields the protein MSGPVLQLRDVSLSFQRIKALNALSFEVARGEICALIGPNGAGKSSLLNIINGVYRADSGSVTFNGEQFIRIRPAHAAHLGVGRTFQHNALFRHLSVLDNVLAGLIRHSRTTLLEHAFGVGRDRRETREFKRRADEIIAFLDLTRHRDTVVATLPYGVQKRVDLARALVGRPSLLLLDEPMAGMNQDEKHEMSRLIVETNASLGTTIVLIEHDMSVVMGLSHHVVVLDYGRKVGDGSPEEVRKNPDVISAYLGTAH from the coding sequence ATGTCCGGACCGGTCCTGCAACTCCGCGACGTCTCCTTGTCGTTTCAGCGCATCAAGGCGCTCAACGCGCTGAGCTTCGAGGTTGCGCGTGGCGAAATCTGCGCGCTGATAGGTCCGAACGGGGCCGGCAAGAGCTCGCTGCTCAACATCATCAACGGGGTGTATCGGGCCGACAGCGGCAGCGTCACGTTCAACGGCGAGCAGTTCATCCGGATTCGCCCGGCGCATGCCGCGCATCTGGGCGTGGGCCGGACCTTCCAGCATAACGCGCTGTTCCGTCACTTAAGCGTTCTCGACAATGTGCTGGCCGGACTGATCAGGCATTCCCGAACGACGCTCCTCGAGCACGCCTTTGGCGTAGGCCGGGATCGGCGCGAGACCCGCGAGTTCAAGCGCCGTGCGGACGAGATCATCGCGTTCCTGGACCTGACCAGGCATCGCGACACGGTGGTGGCGACGCTTCCCTATGGCGTTCAGAAGCGGGTCGATCTCGCACGCGCATTGGTCGGCCGCCCGAGCCTGCTGTTGCTGGACGAGCCGATGGCCGGAATGAACCAGGATGAGAAGCACGAGATGAGCCGCCTGATCGTCGAGACCAATGCAAGCCTTGGCACCACCATCGTGCTCATCGAGCACGACATGAGTGTCGTGATGGGGCTCTCGCATCACGTGGTCGTGCTCGACTACGGCCGCAAGGTCGGCGACGGCTCTCCGGAAGAGGTGCGCAAGAATCCGGACGTAATCTCGGCCTATCTCGGCACGGCGCATTGA
- a CDS encoding acyl-CoA dehydrogenase family protein encodes MTIHVANPTTSDNELETRFAPIFAKIAAGAVARERNRTLPFDEIRLLKEAGFGALRVPVEFGGLGATLRQTFDLLIGLAAADSNLPQALRAHFNLVEDLRLNTDQTVKARWLKAIASGALFGVAVTEPGIGAVDRYRTAVTSEGSALRLNGTKYYTTGTLYADHLIVAADQDGKRVTVLVDANQPGVDVQDDWDGFGQRLTASGTAEFKDVTVGPDRIVGPGYGSEGRVFGTAHVQLILLATLAGIAKRAAIDTTEWIKARTRTFSHAVADLPRNDPLVQQVIGQLISAAFGARATVLAAVDELARTLDGRHQDPEQLDASELAAAEAQVVVIKLVLDAVTALFEVGGASLSSDKLAIDRHWRNARTIASHNPAIFKLRAIGAHELNGEALPYAWSAGVRRARQHTR; translated from the coding sequence ATGACCATTCACGTTGCAAACCCCACGACGAGCGACAACGAGCTGGAAACACGGTTTGCACCGATCTTCGCGAAGATCGCGGCGGGGGCGGTCGCGCGCGAACGAAACCGCACACTGCCATTCGACGAAATCAGACTGTTGAAGGAGGCAGGCTTCGGGGCCTTGCGCGTACCAGTTGAGTTCGGGGGACTTGGCGCAACTCTTCGTCAGACCTTCGACCTGCTGATCGGGCTTGCAGCCGCCGATTCCAACCTGCCTCAGGCGTTGAGAGCTCACTTCAACCTGGTCGAAGACTTGCGGCTCAACACGGATCAGACAGTCAAAGCGCGGTGGCTCAAAGCCATCGCAAGCGGCGCATTATTTGGTGTTGCAGTGACTGAACCCGGCATTGGCGCGGTCGATCGCTACCGAACCGCCGTGACGTCAGAGGGATCCGCACTGCGTCTCAATGGCACAAAGTATTACACGACCGGCACCCTCTATGCCGATCACCTGATCGTGGCGGCTGACCAGGACGGCAAGCGGGTCACGGTTCTTGTCGACGCCAACCAGCCCGGCGTCGACGTTCAGGACGACTGGGACGGCTTCGGCCAGAGACTAACCGCGAGCGGCACGGCCGAGTTCAAGGATGTAACCGTCGGTCCGGACCGCATTGTGGGCCCGGGTTATGGATCGGAAGGACGCGTCTTCGGAACCGCCCACGTTCAGTTGATCCTGCTGGCGACCCTCGCAGGAATCGCAAAACGCGCGGCCATCGATACGACCGAATGGATCAAGGCGCGAACCCGCACCTTTTCCCACGCTGTCGCCGACCTGCCACGGAATGATCCCCTTGTGCAGCAGGTCATCGGGCAGCTGATCAGCGCGGCATTCGGCGCACGAGCGACCGTCCTCGCCGCGGTCGACGAGCTCGCGCGGACCCTTGACGGTCGCCACCAAGACCCTGAGCAGCTCGATGCCTCCGAGCTCGCGGCAGCCGAGGCCCAGGTGGTCGTCATCAAGCTGGTTCTCGACGCCGTGACCGCTCTTTTCGAGGTCGGCGGAGCCTCTCTCAGTTCCGATAAGCTCGCGATCGATCGGCACTGGCGCAACGCACGCACCATCGCCTCCCACAATCCCGCAATCTTCAAGCTTCGCGCAATCGGCGCACATGAATTGAATGGCGAGGCCCTTCCATATGCATGGAGTGCCGGCGTTCGTCGGGCTAGGCAGCACACCCGTTAG
- a CDS encoding phasin — protein sequence MTNPSDPFSASIIPFEVPEQMRAFAEKGVLQARDSYAKFKDAAETHNSTVEAVFTSVNKGATAYSAKLIEFFKANTTSSLDFAQELFSVKSPTEAVELWTSHARKQFETYTAQAKELAELGQKVATETAEPIKASASKFYQQPAA from the coding sequence ATGACCAACCCGTCCGATCCGTTTTCCGCCTCGATCATCCCGTTCGAGGTTCCCGAGCAGATGCGCGCGTTCGCCGAAAAGGGCGTGCTGCAGGCCCGCGACAGCTACGCCAAGTTCAAGGATGCTGCCGAGACTCACAACTCGACGGTCGAGGCCGTGTTCACCTCGGTGAACAAGGGCGCCACCGCGTATTCGGCCAAGCTGATCGAGTTCTTCAAGGCCAATACCACCTCCTCGCTCGACTTCGCCCAGGAGCTGTTCAGCGTGAAGTCGCCGACCGAAGCGGTCGAGCTGTGGACCTCGCACGCCCGCAAGCAGTTCGAGACCTACACCGCGCAGGCCAAGGAACTGGCCGAGCTCGGCCAGAAGGTCGCCACCGAGACCGCCGAGCCGATCAAGGCCAGCGCCTCGAAGTTCTACCAGCAGCCGGCCGCCTGA